In Janibacter sp. CX7, a single genomic region encodes these proteins:
- a CDS encoding transglutaminase family protein, with protein MTDLAIVDADPTPLTATVGTKFAYGTTGVREALLSFAVSAAHDILEEEILIHAGGKQVEARELAGNHGTRLHVVDEVGDGWLEVTYRAVVDITRPTGDQVGREIDFDRWVFTRPSRYAESDRLAPMAARLFPSQSGIERVNAVGEWVNTHMAYISGSSRGTDGAVDSILQASGVCRDFAHVVVALLRALGTPARLVSVYAPGLQPMDFHAVAEAWVDDAWHIVDATRLAPREAMVRIATGRDAADTAFLTTRGGRTTFNRQVVTATLTEGRLPQEDPSALVRLA; from the coding sequence ATGACCGACCTCGCGATCGTCGACGCCGACCCCACGCCGCTCACCGCCACCGTGGGGACCAAGTTCGCCTACGGCACGACCGGAGTCCGCGAGGCGCTCCTCTCCTTCGCCGTGTCCGCTGCGCACGACATCCTCGAGGAGGAGATCCTCATCCACGCGGGTGGCAAGCAGGTCGAGGCGCGAGAGCTTGCCGGCAACCACGGCACTCGGCTGCACGTCGTCGACGAGGTGGGCGACGGCTGGCTAGAGGTGACCTATCGCGCGGTTGTCGACATCACCAGGCCGACGGGTGACCAGGTGGGGCGTGAGATCGACTTCGACCGCTGGGTCTTCACCCGCCCGAGCCGCTACGCCGAGTCGGATCGACTGGCGCCCATGGCTGCTCGGCTCTTCCCGAGCCAGTCCGGGATCGAGCGGGTCAATGCCGTCGGCGAGTGGGTCAACACGCACATGGCCTACATCTCCGGGTCGAGCCGGGGCACCGACGGCGCCGTCGACTCGATCCTCCAGGCCTCGGGAGTGTGCCGCGACTTCGCGCACGTCGTCGTCGCCCTGCTGCGGGCGCTCGGCACCCCCGCGCGGCTCGTCTCGGTCTACGCCCCGGGGCTGCAGCCGATGGACTTCCACGCCGTGGCCGAGGCCTGGGTCGACGACGCGTGGCACATCGTCGACGCGACCCGACTGGCCCCCCGCGAGGCGATGGTCCGCATCGCCACCGGCCGCGACGCGGCCGACACCGCCTTCCTCACCACGCGCGGTGGCCGTACGACCTTCAACCGTCAGGTCGTCACCGCCACGCTCACCGAGGGCCGGCTCCCGCAGGAGGACCCCTCAGCGCTCGTGCGCCTGGCCTGA
- a CDS encoding helix-turn-helix transcriptional regulator, giving the protein MSILESVPGEQAVTCCGLATSPVTEADAARLAPVFKALGDPVRLRMVSMIAAQPELCVCEITPAFDLSSGTISHHLKLLREAGLVDCERRGTFVYYWINPEALGALSTLLAVAPAG; this is encoded by the coding sequence GTGAGCATCCTCGAGTCGGTCCCCGGTGAGCAGGCCGTGACCTGCTGCGGGCTGGCGACCTCGCCCGTCACCGAGGCCGACGCGGCCCGTCTGGCGCCGGTCTTCAAGGCGCTCGGCGACCCGGTCCGGCTGCGCATGGTCTCGATGATCGCCGCGCAGCCCGAGCTGTGCGTCTGCGAGATCACCCCGGCCTTCGACCTGTCGTCGGGCACGATCTCGCACCACCTCAAGCTGCTGCGCGAGGCCGGGCTCGTCGACTGCGAGCGCCGCGGCACCTTCGTCTACTACTGGATCAACCCCGAGGCCCTCGGCGCCCTGTCGACCCTGCTCGCGGTCGCCCCTGCCGGCTGA
- the arsM gene encoding arsenite methyltransferase, which translates to MIPTTPTRDAVRERYAAAARSHLTGDASPCCSGSSPGGEPDPITVGLYEGTDSPSDAALAASLGCGNPTALADLSPGEDVLDLGSGGGLDVLLSARRVGPTGTATGLDMTDEMLELARRNQAEAGIANARFVRGRIEAIPLDDASVDVVISNCVINLSADKDAVIREAHRVLRPGGRFAVADIVLLRELPAQLTGIVGLWTGCISGALLDVDYVEHLTAAGFEEASVEVTRTYDRAELVRLADLLDGQLPQGWTLEQVVDALDGSFASAFVRASKAAPQ; encoded by the coding sequence GTGATCCCCACGACCCCCACCCGCGACGCCGTGCGCGAGCGCTATGCCGCTGCCGCCCGGTCCCACCTCACGGGAGACGCCAGCCCGTGCTGCAGCGGGTCCAGCCCCGGGGGCGAACCCGACCCGATCACCGTCGGTCTCTACGAGGGGACGGACTCCCCTTCGGACGCGGCACTCGCAGCCTCGCTCGGGTGCGGCAACCCGACGGCCCTCGCCGACCTCTCCCCCGGCGAGGACGTCCTCGACCTGGGCTCCGGCGGCGGTCTCGACGTGCTGCTCTCCGCGCGCCGCGTCGGCCCCACCGGCACCGCGACCGGGCTCGACATGACTGACGAGATGCTCGAGCTCGCCCGCCGCAACCAGGCCGAGGCCGGCATCGCCAATGCGCGCTTCGTCCGTGGCCGGATCGAGGCCATCCCGCTCGATGACGCGAGCGTCGACGTCGTCATCTCCAACTGCGTCATCAACCTCAGCGCGGACAAGGACGCCGTGATCCGTGAGGCGCACCGCGTGCTGCGGCCGGGCGGACGCTTCGCCGTCGCCGACATCGTGCTGCTGCGCGAGCTCCCCGCCCAGCTCACCGGCATCGTCGGGCTGTGGACGGGCTGCATCTCGGGGGCCCTGCTCGACGTCGACTACGTCGAGCACCTCACTGCCGCAGGCTTCGAGGAGGCCTCCGTCGAGGTGACGCGCACCTACGACCGGGCCGAGCTCGTGCGCCTGGCCGACCTGCTCGACGGGCAACTGCCGCAGGGCTGGACGCTCGAGCAGGTCGTCGACGCCCTCGACGGGTCCTTCGCCAGCGCCTTCGTCCGCGCGAGCAAGGCCGCCCCGCAGTGA
- the arsB gene encoding ACR3 family arsenite efflux transporter produces MSVDTAPAQAPARLSTLDRWLPAWIGLAMVAGLLLGRLVPGLGDLLSAIEVDGISLPIALGLLVMMYPVLAKVRYDRLDTVTSDRRLLGSSLLLNWVVGPALMFALAWLLLPDLPEYRTGLIIVGLARCIAMVIIWNDLACGDRDAAAVLVALNSLFQVVAFAGLGWFYLSVLPGWLGLEQADLDVSAWQIAKSVMIFLGIPLLAGYLSRRIGERRWGRREYEQTFLPKVGPWALYGLLFTIVVLFALQGEAITSRPLDVARIALPLLAYFALMWGAGYLLGRALGMGYERTTTLAFTAAGNNFELAIAVAIATFGATSGQALAGVVGPLIEVPVLVGLVYVSLALRRRLPSPSSLQESR; encoded by the coding sequence GTGAGCGTCGACACCGCACCAGCGCAGGCGCCCGCCCGCCTGTCGACCCTCGACCGGTGGCTGCCGGCGTGGATCGGGCTGGCCATGGTCGCCGGACTCCTCCTCGGCCGGCTCGTCCCCGGCCTCGGTGACCTGCTGAGCGCCATCGAGGTCGACGGGATCTCACTGCCGATCGCCCTCGGCCTGCTCGTGATGATGTACCCGGTGCTGGCCAAGGTCCGCTACGACCGGCTCGACACCGTGACGAGCGACCGGCGGCTGCTCGGGTCCTCGCTGCTGCTCAACTGGGTCGTCGGGCCGGCGCTGATGTTCGCCCTCGCCTGGCTGCTCCTCCCCGACCTGCCGGAGTACCGCACCGGCCTGATCATCGTCGGGCTCGCCCGCTGCATCGCCATGGTCATCATCTGGAACGACCTGGCCTGCGGCGACCGCGACGCCGCCGCCGTCCTCGTGGCGCTCAACTCGCTCTTCCAGGTCGTCGCCTTCGCCGGGCTCGGCTGGTTCTACCTGTCGGTCCTACCCGGCTGGCTCGGCCTCGAGCAGGCCGACCTCGACGTCTCCGCCTGGCAGATCGCGAAGTCCGTGATGATCTTCCTCGGCATCCCCCTGCTCGCCGGTTACCTCTCCCGACGCATCGGCGAGCGCCGTTGGGGGCGAAGGGAGTACGAGCAGACCTTCCTGCCGAAGGTCGGGCCGTGGGCCCTCTACGGGTTGCTCTTCACGATCGTCGTCCTCTTCGCCCTGCAGGGCGAGGCGATCACCTCACGGCCCCTAGACGTCGCCCGGATCGCGCTGCCGCTGCTCGCCTACTTCGCCCTCATGTGGGGCGCGGGCTATCTGCTCGGGCGGGCGCTCGGCATGGGCTACGAGCGCACGACGACGCTCGCCTTCACCGCGGCGGGCAACAACTTCGAGCTGGCCATCGCCGTCGCCATCGCGACCTTCGGCGCGACGAGCGGCCAGGCCCTCGCCGGCGTCGTCGGCCCGCTCATCGAGGTCCCCGTCCTCGTCGGCCTCGTCTACGTCAGCCTCGCCCTGCGCCGACGTCTCCCCTCCCCTTCGTCCCTGCAGGAGTCCCGATGA
- a CDS encoding arsenate reductase ArsC, whose amino-acid sequence MTASVLYVCVHNAGRSQMAAAYTRALSRGAVEVRSAGSAPADSINPAVHAAMLEEGIDLSTERPKVLTTDAVQASDVVITMGCGDACPIFPGKRYEDWQLDDPAGQGVEAVRPIRDEIKGRVRELLESLG is encoded by the coding sequence ATGACCGCCTCCGTCCTCTATGTCTGCGTGCACAACGCCGGCCGCTCGCAGATGGCCGCGGCCTACACACGGGCCCTGTCCCGAGGTGCCGTCGAGGTGCGCTCCGCCGGCTCCGCGCCCGCCGACTCGATCAACCCCGCCGTCCACGCAGCGATGCTCGAGGAGGGCATCGACCTGTCCACCGAGCGGCCCAAGGTGCTGACCACCGACGCCGTGCAGGCCAGCGACGTCGTCATCACGATGGGGTGCGGCGACGCCTGCCCGATCTTCCCCGGCAAGCGCTACGAGGACTGGCAGCTCGACGACCCCGCCGGGCAGGGCGTCGAGGCGGTGCGGCCGATCCGCGACGAGATCAAGGGCCGGGTACGGGAGCTGCTCGAGTCGCTCGGGTAG
- a CDS encoding YbaK/EbsC family protein, with amino-acid sequence MSTAAGTLTWTPAAERTDLLAAPVAAAIAAVPSARVAEIDPGLADTADFCEAYASPPQFSANCVVVAGRRGGETRHAAVLVLATDRADINGVVRRHVDARKISFAPMGEAVEITGMEYGGITPVGLPEAWPVLVDEAVVAADEVVIGSGVRGSKLLVDAAELAALSSAEVLALALPAPAG; translated from the coding sequence ATGAGCACCGCAGCCGGCACCCTGACCTGGACTCCGGCGGCCGAGCGCACGGATCTGCTCGCCGCGCCCGTCGCCGCCGCGATCGCGGCCGTCCCCTCGGCCCGCGTGGCCGAGATCGACCCCGGGCTGGCGGACACCGCCGACTTCTGCGAGGCCTATGCGTCGCCGCCGCAGTTCTCCGCCAACTGCGTCGTCGTCGCGGGGCGAAGGGGAGGGGAGACCCGGCATGCCGCGGTCCTCGTCCTCGCGACGGACCGGGCGGACATCAACGGCGTCGTGCGCCGGCACGTCGACGCGCGCAAGATCTCTTTCGCCCCGATGGGCGAGGCGGTGGAGATCACCGGCATGGAGTACGGCGGCATCACCCCCGTGGGGCTGCCCGAGGCGTGGCCGGTCCTCGTCGACGAGGCGGTCGTCGCTGCCGACGAGGTCGTCATCGGGTCGGGGGTGCGCGGCTCCAAGCTGCTCGTCGACGCCGCCGAGCTCGCGGCGCTGTCGAGTGCCGAGGTCCTCGCCCTGGCGCTCCCCGCCCCCGCTGGCTGA
- a CDS encoding transcriptional regulator, which produces MVESGRRRTLERAWEHWREGSAPEQVRPEILSSWRRSAEHLPATVEAAPLADEGETASLFAESPLSAAVARLEGALRSAAEDGDLVVAVTDPQTRILWTYGGRVMRSAAEQVNFVAGGRWDEGSVGTNALNLALRTDSVSTVFAAEHYAPIVHSWVCWAAPVHDPGTGAQLGVLDLSTTWDRSHPIGAATAQALARLLETAIPASSLASTLTVPAHQGLHLRLLGASEVHLDGSRLLLTRRQVEILAILALHPDGLSLGELHAHLYGDERVSTSTLKSEVSQLRSALGGRLASRPYRLDLPVTSDVDAVRAAVRRSDARAAVDAYGGDLVPGTSSPLLTETADYLAVAVRECLLTDPDPSAVLAYSEVVADAEVLQRALDELGEARHPATAPLTARLAAISGP; this is translated from the coding sequence ATGGTGGAGTCGGGTCGGCGACGCACGCTGGAGCGCGCCTGGGAGCACTGGCGCGAGGGCAGCGCGCCCGAGCAGGTGCGCCCCGAGATCCTGTCGTCGTGGCGCCGGTCCGCGGAGCACCTGCCTGCGACCGTCGAGGCCGCTCCGCTGGCGGACGAAGGGGAGACCGCCAGCCTCTTCGCGGAGTCACCGCTGTCGGCCGCGGTCGCCCGGCTCGAGGGCGCGCTGCGCTCCGCTGCCGAGGACGGCGACCTCGTCGTCGCGGTCACCGACCCCCAGACCCGGATTCTGTGGACCTATGGCGGGCGGGTCATGCGCAGCGCCGCCGAGCAGGTCAACTTCGTCGCCGGCGGCCGGTGGGACGAGGGCAGCGTCGGGACCAATGCGCTCAACCTCGCGCTGCGCACCGACTCCGTCTCGACGGTCTTCGCCGCCGAGCACTACGCCCCGATCGTGCACAGCTGGGTCTGCTGGGCCGCGCCCGTGCACGACCCGGGGACCGGCGCCCAGCTCGGGGTCCTCGACCTGTCGACGACGTGGGACCGCAGCCACCCGATCGGCGCCGCGACCGCGCAGGCGCTCGCCCGGCTGCTCGAGACCGCGATCCCCGCCTCGTCCCTCGCCTCGACGCTGACCGTGCCCGCGCACCAGGGGCTGCACCTGCGGTTGCTCGGCGCGAGCGAGGTCCACCTCGACGGATCGCGCCTGCTGCTCACCCGCCGCCAGGTCGAGATCCTCGCGATCCTCGCGCTGCACCCCGACGGGCTCTCGCTCGGCGAGCTGCACGCCCACCTCTACGGCGACGAGCGGGTGTCGACGAGCACCCTGAAGTCCGAGGTCAGCCAGCTGCGCTCCGCCCTCGGCGGCCGCCTGGCCTCCCGGCCCTATCGGCTCGACCTGCCCGTGACGAGCGATGTCGACGCGGTGCGAGCGGCGGTGCGTCGCAGCGATGCCCGCGCCGCCGTCGACGCCTACGGCGGCGACCTCGTCCCCGGGACCAGCTCGCCGCTGCTCACCGAGACCGCCGACTACCTCGCCGTCGCCGTCCGCGAGTGCCTGCTCACCGACCCCGATCCCTCGGCCGTGCTCGCCTACAGCGAGGTCGTCGCCGACGCCGAGGTGCTCCAGCGGGCGCTCGACGAGCTCGGCGAGGCCCGCCACCCGGCCACGGCGCCGCTCACCGCGCGGTTGGCGGCGATCTCCGGGCCCTGA
- the pgm gene encoding phosphoglucomutase (alpha-D-glucose-1,6-bisphosphate-dependent), protein MSAAADRAGQPALPEDLIDVSHVVTAYYAVQPDPEDVDQQVAFGTSGHRGSSLTASFNEAHILATTQAIVDHRRAAGIDGPLFLGRDTHALSEPAWTTALEVLVAGGVTVLVDSRDGYTPTPAISHAILTANRGKDLTAKGGGLADGIVVTPSHNPPSDGGFKYNPPHGGPADTDVTSAIADAANAHLRDGLRQVRRTPFARARAAATDHDYLAAYVTDLPSVVDLQRIRDAGVRIGADPMGGAAVHYWGEIGERHGLDLTVVNPLVDPTWRFMTLDKDGKIRMDCSSPAAMASLVAQRDRYDIATGNDADSDRHGIVTPDVGLMNPNHYLAVAIQYLHGGARPGWSSRRIGKTLVSSSMIDRVAADLGMDLWEVPVGFKWFVPGLLDGSVGFGGEESAGASFLRHDGSVWTTDKDGIILALLASEILATTGRSPSEHYADLVARHGEPAYARVDAPATREQKAALKALTPAAVSADSLAGEAITAKVTEAPGNGAAIGGLKVTTESAWCAARPSGTEDVYKIYAESFRGPEHLAQVQADARAIVDAALGGA, encoded by the coding sequence ATGAGCGCAGCCGCCGACCGAGCGGGCCAGCCCGCCCTCCCCGAGGACCTCATCGACGTCAGCCACGTCGTCACCGCCTACTACGCCGTGCAGCCCGACCCTGAGGACGTCGACCAGCAGGTCGCCTTCGGCACGAGCGGGCACCGGGGCTCCTCGCTGACCGCGTCCTTCAACGAAGCCCACATCCTCGCCACCACCCAGGCGATCGTCGACCACCGCCGCGCAGCCGGCATCGACGGCCCGCTCTTCCTCGGCCGCGACACCCACGCCCTCTCCGAGCCGGCGTGGACCACCGCCCTCGAGGTCCTCGTCGCCGGCGGCGTCACCGTCCTCGTCGACTCCCGCGACGGCTACACCCCGACCCCGGCGATCTCGCACGCGATCCTCACCGCCAACCGGGGCAAGGACCTCACGGCGAAGGGGGGCGGCCTCGCCGACGGCATCGTCGTCACCCCTTCGCACAACCCCCCGAGCGACGGCGGCTTCAAGTACAACCCGCCGCACGGTGGCCCCGCCGACACCGACGTCACAAGCGCCATCGCCGACGCGGCCAACGCGCACCTGCGTGACGGCCTGCGGCAGGTGCGGCGGACCCCCTTCGCCCGGGCCCGGGCCGCCGCGACCGATCACGACTACCTCGCCGCCTATGTCACCGATCTGCCGAGCGTCGTTGACCTGCAACGGATCCGGGACGCCGGCGTGCGGATCGGCGCCGACCCGATGGGCGGCGCGGCCGTGCACTACTGGGGCGAGATCGGCGAGCGCCACGGCCTCGACCTGACGGTGGTCAACCCGCTCGTCGACCCGACGTGGCGCTTCATGACCCTCGACAAGGACGGCAAGATCCGGATGGACTGCAGCTCCCCTGCGGCCATGGCCAGCCTTGTCGCTCAACGGGATCGGTACGACATCGCGACCGGCAACGACGCGGACTCCGACCGGCACGGCATCGTCACCCCCGACGTCGGGCTGATGAACCCCAACCACTACCTCGCGGTGGCGATCCAGTACCTGCACGGCGGGGCGCGGCCGGGCTGGTCGAGCCGGCGGATCGGCAAGACGCTCGTGTCGAGCTCGATGATCGACCGGGTCGCCGCGGACCTCGGGATGGACCTGTGGGAGGTGCCGGTCGGCTTCAAGTGGTTCGTCCCCGGGCTGCTCGACGGGTCGGTCGGCTTCGGTGGCGAGGAGTCGGCGGGGGCGAGCTTCCTGCGGCACGACGGGTCGGTGTGGACGACCGACAAGGACGGGATCATCCTCGCGCTGCTCGCCTCCGAGATCCTCGCGACCACCGGTCGCTCTCCCAGCGAGCACTACGCCGACCTCGTCGCGCGGCACGGCGAGCCCGCCTACGCCCGCGTCGACGCGCCCGCGACCCGTGAGCAGAAGGCTGCCCTCAAGGCCCTCACCCCGGCCGCTGTCTCCGCGGACTCCCTTGCAGGAGAGGCGATCACGGCCAAGGTCACCGAGGCCCCCGGCAACGGCGCGGCCATCGGTGGGCTCAAGGTCACCACCGAGTCGGCGTGGTGCGCCGCCCGCCCGTCGGGCACCGAGGACGTCTACAAGATCTACGCCGAGTCCTTCCGCGGGCCCGAGCACCTGGCGCAGGTGCAGGCGGACGCCAGGGCCATCGTGGACGCGGCACTGGGCGGCGCCTGA
- the mftA gene encoding mycofactocin precursor MftA (Mycofactocin is a small molecule electron carrier derived from the final two amino acids, Val-Tyr, of MftA, the mycofactocin precursor. It plays a role in redox homeostasis and the metabolism of alcohols and aldehydes in Actinobacteria, including Mycobacterium tuberculosis.) produces MADEQHDGLEQDAQVDAVADDLVEEVSIDGMCGVY; encoded by the coding sequence ATGGCAGACGAGCAGCACGACGGTCTCGAGCAAGACGCTCAGGTCGACGCAGTCGCCGATGACCTCGTGGAAGAGGTCTCCATCGACGGCATGTGCGGCGTCTACTGA
- the mftB gene encoding mycofactocin biosynthesis chaperone MftB (MftB, a small protein, is a peptide chaperone that assists the radical SAM enzyme MftC in performing two modifications to the C-terminal Val-Tyr dipeptide of the mycofactocin precursor peptide, MftA. MftB's role is analogous to the role of PqqD in the biosynthesis of PQQ, a cofactor that derives entirely from a Tyr and a Glu in the precursor PqqA.), translating into MRPWELSASVALRPEPFGALAYNFHNRKLSFLKRPELVRVVEHLADHPDVQSTLVAEGIPQEQHDGYLRALQGLAANGMIRPRTDS; encoded by the coding sequence ATGCGGCCCTGGGAGCTGTCGGCATCCGTGGCGCTTCGCCCCGAACCCTTCGGGGCCCTGGCCTACAACTTCCACAACCGCAAGCTGTCCTTCCTCAAGCGACCGGAGCTCGTCCGCGTCGTGGAGCACCTCGCCGACCACCCGGACGTGCAGAGCACCCTGGTCGCCGAGGGCATCCCGCAGGAGCAGCACGACGGGTACCTGCGTGCGCTGCAGGGTCTTGCCGCCAACGGCATGATCCGCCCACGCACCGACTCCTGA
- the mftC gene encoding mycofactocin radical SAM maturase (MftC is a radical SAM/SPASM enzyme that catalyzes the first two steps in biosynthesis of the electron carrier mycofactocin from the terminal Val-Tyr dipeptide of the precursor peptide MftA.): MTLTTDRPAARQAPARPEGGTLVEQFEFGLDAPICLTWELTYACNLECAHCLSSSGRRDPRELSTEQCKAVIDELQRMQVFYVNIGGGEPTIRPDFWELLEYAVAHDVGVKFSTNGARITPERAAFLAATDYVDVQISLDGATAEVNDYVRGPGSYDMALRALDNLQAAGFGDAKISVVCTRQNISQLDDFKAIADRYGATLRLTRLRPSGRGADVWDELHPLPEQQRVLYDWLMAHGEDVLTGDSFFHLAAFGESLPGLNLCGAGRVVCLIDPVGDVYACPFAIHDQFHAGNLLTDGGFGGVWRDSELFRELRSPQTGGACSKCAHFDSCRGGCMAAKFFTGLPLDGPDPECVQGYGESALSGERTVPAASQDHSKANPTRNEPVMLKLMRRRPEGETAAPPRPVSPCAESPLAGFDPR; the protein is encoded by the coding sequence ATGACCCTCACCACCGACCGACCCGCGGCCCGGCAGGCACCAGCCCGCCCCGAGGGCGGCACGCTCGTCGAGCAGTTCGAGTTCGGCCTCGACGCCCCGATCTGCCTGACCTGGGAGCTGACCTACGCCTGCAACCTCGAGTGCGCCCACTGCCTCTCCAGCTCGGGTCGGCGAGACCCGCGCGAGTTGAGCACCGAGCAGTGCAAGGCCGTCATCGACGAGTTGCAGCGGATGCAGGTCTTCTACGTCAACATCGGCGGTGGTGAGCCGACGATCCGCCCCGACTTCTGGGAGCTGCTCGAGTACGCGGTCGCCCACGACGTGGGCGTGAAGTTCTCGACGAACGGCGCCCGGATCACCCCCGAGCGCGCGGCCTTCCTCGCCGCGACCGACTACGTCGACGTACAGATCTCCCTCGACGGCGCGACCGCCGAGGTCAACGACTACGTCCGCGGCCCCGGCTCCTACGACATGGCGCTGCGTGCCCTCGACAACCTGCAGGCCGCCGGGTTCGGTGACGCCAAGATCTCCGTCGTCTGCACCCGACAGAACATCAGCCAGCTCGACGACTTCAAGGCCATCGCCGACCGCTACGGCGCCACGCTGCGCCTGACCCGGCTGCGTCCCTCGGGCCGCGGCGCCGACGTGTGGGACGAACTGCACCCGTTGCCGGAGCAGCAGCGGGTGCTCTACGACTGGCTCATGGCTCACGGAGAGGACGTGCTCACCGGCGACTCCTTCTTCCACCTTGCGGCCTTCGGCGAGTCCCTGCCCGGGCTCAACCTCTGCGGCGCCGGCCGCGTCGTCTGCCTCATCGACCCCGTCGGTGACGTCTACGCGTGCCCCTTCGCGATCCACGACCAGTTCCACGCCGGGAACCTGCTCACCGACGGCGGCTTCGGCGGGGTGTGGCGCGACTCCGAGCTCTTCCGCGAGCTGCGCTCCCCTCAGACCGGTGGCGCCTGCTCGAAGTGCGCCCACTTCGACAGCTGCCGCGGCGGCTGCATGGCCGCGAAGTTCTTCACCGGCCTGCCGCTCGACGGCCCCGACCCGGAGTGCGTCCAGGGCTACGGCGAGTCCGCCCTCTCGGGCGAGCGCACCGTGCCCGCCGCCAGCCAGGACCACTCCAAGGCCAACCCCACCCGCAACGAGCCCGTGATGCTCAAGCTCATGCGCCGCCGGCCCGAAGGGGAGACCGCTGCCCCGCCGCGTCCGGTCTCGCCGTGCGCCGAGAGCCCGCTCGCTGGCTTCGACCCTCGATGA